The proteins below are encoded in one region of Chroicocephalus ridibundus chromosome 9, bChrRid1.1, whole genome shotgun sequence:
- the ATG4A gene encoding cysteine protease ATG4A isoform X3, with translation MESVLSRYENQINILSDYLEEFPETDEPVWILGRQHHLNTDKSKLLLDISARLWFTYRRKFSPIGGTGPSSDAGWGCMLRCGQMMLAQALICRHLGRDWQWEKHKKQPEEYHRILRCFLDRKDCCYSIHQMAQMGVGEGKSIGEWFGPNTVAQVLKKLALFDEWNSLAVYVSMDNTVVIEDIKKMCWSPPQSSGAAHSSAHVHRSALGWNKNAAGFCAGWKPLLLIIPLRLGINHINPVYIDAFKECFKMPQSLGALGGKPNNAYYFIGFLGNELIYLDPHTTQSFVDWEENGTVDDESFHCQQAPHRMKIMNLDPSVALGFFCKEECDFDNWCSLVQKRRTHYCSRVSRYYRIANWS, from the exons ATGGAGTCAG TTTTATCTAGGTATGAAAACCAGATCAATATTTTGTCAGACTACTTAGAAGAATTTCCCGAAACTGATGAGCCGGTGTGGATTCTAGGAAGGCAACACCACCTAAACACAG ACAAATCTAAGTTACTGTTGGATATAAGTGCTCGTCTCTGGTTTACGTATAGAAGAAAGTTTTCGCCTATTG GAGGCACCGGTCCTTCGTCTGATGCTGGCTGGGGATGTATGCTGCGATGTGGGCAGATGATGCTGGCACAAGCGCTGATCTGCAGACATTTAGGAAGGG ATTGGCAAtgggaaaaacacaaaaaacaaccagaagaatATCACAGAATCTTACGGTGCTTTCTAGATAGAAAAGATTGCTGTTATTCCATCCACCAAATGG CACAGATGGGCGTTGGAGAGGGGAAATCAATTGGAGAATGGTTTGGACCAAATACAGTTGCTCAAGTACTGAA GAAGCTTGCTTTATTTGATGAATGGAATTCATTAGCAGTTTATGTATCTATGGACAATACAGTGGTCATTGAAGACATCA AGAAGATGTGCTGGTCCCCTCCCCAGAGCAGCGGCGCGGCCCACAGCAGCGCACACGTGCACAGAAGTGCTCTTGGCTGGAATAAGAACGCAGCAGGATTCTGCGCAGGCTGGAAGCCCCTCTTGCTTATTATACCTCTACGGCTAGGGATAAATCACATAAATCCAGTGTATATTGATGCGTTTAAA GAATGCTTTAAGATGCCACAGTCTTTGGGAGCATTAGGAGGGAAACCAAATAATGCCTATTATTTCATAGGATTTTTAG GCAATGAGCTGATCTATTTGGACCCTCACACCACTCAAAGTTTTGTAGATTGGGAAGAAAATGGCACAGTTGATGACGAGAGCTTCCACTGCCAGCAAGCCCCACACAGAATGAAGATCATGAATTTGGACCCTTCAGTAGCTTTA gGCTTCTTTTGCAAAGAAGAATGTGATTTTGATAACTGGTGTAGTCTTGTACAAAAG AGAAGAACGCATTACTGCAGCAGGGTAAGCCGATACTACCGAATTGCTAATTGGAGCTAG
- the ATG4A gene encoding cysteine protease ATG4A isoform X1 — protein sequence MESVLSRYENQINILSDYLEEFPETDEPVWILGRQHHLNTDKSKLLLDISARLWFTYRRKFSPIGGTGPSSDAGWGCMLRCGQMMLAQALICRHLGRDWQWEKHKKQPEEYHRILRCFLDRKDCCYSIHQMAQMGVGEGKSIGEWFGPNTVAQVLKKLALFDEWNSLAVYVSMDNTVVIEDIKKMCWSPPQSSGAAHSSAHVHRSALGWNKNAAGFCAGWKPLLLIIPLRLGINHINPVYIDAFKECFKMPQSLGALGGKPNNAYYFIGFLGNELIYLDPHTTQSFVDWEENGTVDDESFHCQQAPHRMKIMNLDPSVALGFFCKEECDFDNWCSLVQKEILKQQSLRMFELVQKHPPHWPPFIPPTKPEVTTTGAELIESTDKLFELEEEFEILSV from the exons ATGGAGTCAG TTTTATCTAGGTATGAAAACCAGATCAATATTTTGTCAGACTACTTAGAAGAATTTCCCGAAACTGATGAGCCGGTGTGGATTCTAGGAAGGCAACACCACCTAAACACAG ACAAATCTAAGTTACTGTTGGATATAAGTGCTCGTCTCTGGTTTACGTATAGAAGAAAGTTTTCGCCTATTG GAGGCACCGGTCCTTCGTCTGATGCTGGCTGGGGATGTATGCTGCGATGTGGGCAGATGATGCTGGCACAAGCGCTGATCTGCAGACATTTAGGAAGGG ATTGGCAAtgggaaaaacacaaaaaacaaccagaagaatATCACAGAATCTTACGGTGCTTTCTAGATAGAAAAGATTGCTGTTATTCCATCCACCAAATGG CACAGATGGGCGTTGGAGAGGGGAAATCAATTGGAGAATGGTTTGGACCAAATACAGTTGCTCAAGTACTGAA GAAGCTTGCTTTATTTGATGAATGGAATTCATTAGCAGTTTATGTATCTATGGACAATACAGTGGTCATTGAAGACATCA AGAAGATGTGCTGGTCCCCTCCCCAGAGCAGCGGCGCGGCCCACAGCAGCGCACACGTGCACAGAAGTGCTCTTGGCTGGAATAAGAACGCAGCAGGATTCTGCGCAGGCTGGAAGCCCCTCTTGCTTATTATACCTCTACGGCTAGGGATAAATCACATAAATCCAGTGTATATTGATGCGTTTAAA GAATGCTTTAAGATGCCACAGTCTTTGGGAGCATTAGGAGGGAAACCAAATAATGCCTATTATTTCATAGGATTTTTAG GCAATGAGCTGATCTATTTGGACCCTCACACCACTCAAAGTTTTGTAGATTGGGAAGAAAATGGCACAGTTGATGACGAGAGCTTCCACTGCCAGCAAGCCCCACACAGAATGAAGATCATGAATTTGGACCCTTCAGTAGCTTTA gGCTTCTTTTGCAAAGAAGAATGTGATTTTGATAACTGGTGTAGTCTTGTACAAAAG GAGATTCTTAAGCAACAGAGTCTACGGATGTTTGAGCTGGTCCAGAAGCATCCACCACACTGGCCTCCTTTCATACCTCCTACAAAGCCAGAAGTGACAACTACAGGAGCAG aACTCATTGAATCTACTGACAAGCTATTTGAATTGGAAGAAGAATTTGAAATCCTGAGCGTATGA
- the PSMD10 gene encoding 26S proteasome non-ATPase regulatory subunit 10 has product MEGAVSDVGVCNLAYAGRLEELRAQLQRDRALATKADQDHRTALHWACSAGHADVADLLLGLGVPVSDKDDAGWTPLHIAASAGRDEIVKALITKGAHVNAVNQNGCTPLHYAASKNKQEIAIMLLENRADPDATDHFKSTPLHRAAAKGNLKMVQILLQHNASVDIQDSEGNTPLHLACDEERVEEAKLLVSHGASIHIENKEELTPLKVAKGGLGAILKRMVEG; this is encoded by the exons ATGGAGGGTGCGGTGTCCGACGTGGGGGTCTGCAACCTGGCCTACGCCGGGCGCCTGGAGGAGCTGCGGGCCCAGCTGCAGCGTGACAGGGCTCTGGCCACCAAGGCGGACCAG gaCCACCGGACCGCGCTGCACTGGGCCTGCTCGGCGGGACACGCGGACGTCGCCGACCTCCTCCTCGGCCTCGGCGTGCCTGTGAGCGACAAGGACGAT GCTGGCTGGACTCCCTTACATATCGCCGCTTCGGCAGGCCGTGATGAAATTGTGAAAGCCCTCATTACCAAGGGTGCTCATGTAAATGCAGTAAATCAGAATGGCTGTACGCCCCTGCATTATGCAGCCTCCAAAAATAAGCAGGAG atTGCAATCATGCTTTTGGAGAACAGAGCTGATCCAGATGCAACAGATCATTTTAAATCCACCCCGttgcacagagcagcagccaaaggaaaCCTAAAAATGGTACAGATCCTTCTACAGCACAATGCATCTGTTGATATACAGGACTCTGAAGGGAATACTCCTCt TCATTTAGCCTGCGATGAAGAGAGAGTGGAGGAGGCAAAGCTGCTGGTGTCTCACGGTGCAAGTATTCACATTGAGAATAAAGAAGAACTGACCCCACTGAAAGTGGCAAAAGGTGGCCTGGGAGCCATACTTAAAAGAATGGTGGAAGGCTAG
- the ATG4A gene encoding cysteine protease ATG4A isoform X2 — protein sequence MESVLSRYENQINILSDYLEEFPETDEPVWILGRQHHLNTDKSKLLLDISARLWFTYRRKFSPIGGTGPSSDAGWGCMLRCGQMMLAQALICRHLGRDWQWEKHKKQPEEYHRILRCFLDRKDCCYSIHQMAQMGVGEGKSIGEWFGPNTVAQVLKKLALFDEWNSLAVYVSMDNTVVIEDIKKMCWSPPQSSGAAHSSAHVHRSALGWNKNAAGFCAGWKPLLLIIPLRLGINHINPVYIDAFKECFKMPQSLGALGGKPNNAYYFIGFLGNELIYLDPHTTQSFVDWEENGTVDDESFHCQQAPHRMKIMNLDPSVALGFFCKEECDFDNWCSLVQKEILKQQSLRMFELVQKHPPHWPPFIPPTKPEVTTTGAGAVPTETTIVQQNRPP from the exons ATGGAGTCAG TTTTATCTAGGTATGAAAACCAGATCAATATTTTGTCAGACTACTTAGAAGAATTTCCCGAAACTGATGAGCCGGTGTGGATTCTAGGAAGGCAACACCACCTAAACACAG ACAAATCTAAGTTACTGTTGGATATAAGTGCTCGTCTCTGGTTTACGTATAGAAGAAAGTTTTCGCCTATTG GAGGCACCGGTCCTTCGTCTGATGCTGGCTGGGGATGTATGCTGCGATGTGGGCAGATGATGCTGGCACAAGCGCTGATCTGCAGACATTTAGGAAGGG ATTGGCAAtgggaaaaacacaaaaaacaaccagaagaatATCACAGAATCTTACGGTGCTTTCTAGATAGAAAAGATTGCTGTTATTCCATCCACCAAATGG CACAGATGGGCGTTGGAGAGGGGAAATCAATTGGAGAATGGTTTGGACCAAATACAGTTGCTCAAGTACTGAA GAAGCTTGCTTTATTTGATGAATGGAATTCATTAGCAGTTTATGTATCTATGGACAATACAGTGGTCATTGAAGACATCA AGAAGATGTGCTGGTCCCCTCCCCAGAGCAGCGGCGCGGCCCACAGCAGCGCACACGTGCACAGAAGTGCTCTTGGCTGGAATAAGAACGCAGCAGGATTCTGCGCAGGCTGGAAGCCCCTCTTGCTTATTATACCTCTACGGCTAGGGATAAATCACATAAATCCAGTGTATATTGATGCGTTTAAA GAATGCTTTAAGATGCCACAGTCTTTGGGAGCATTAGGAGGGAAACCAAATAATGCCTATTATTTCATAGGATTTTTAG GCAATGAGCTGATCTATTTGGACCCTCACACCACTCAAAGTTTTGTAGATTGGGAAGAAAATGGCACAGTTGATGACGAGAGCTTCCACTGCCAGCAAGCCCCACACAGAATGAAGATCATGAATTTGGACCCTTCAGTAGCTTTA gGCTTCTTTTGCAAAGAAGAATGTGATTTTGATAACTGGTGTAGTCTTGTACAAAAG GAGATTCTTAAGCAACAGAGTCTACGGATGTTTGAGCTGGTCCAGAAGCATCCACCACACTGGCCTCCTTTCATACCTCCTACAAAGCCAGAAGTGACAACTACAGGAGCAGGTGCGGTACCCACTGAGACTACTATTGTGCAGCAGAACCGTCCTCCTTAG